The genomic region CGGGCACCGACAATTCCTATGACCCGGTTACCCGCGTTTCTCAGGGCACGGGCGATAATAGGGAGACTTGCAGTTCCAACGCCCCCGCCAACGAGCACGCACGTGCCAAAACGGGAGAGATCGCTGGGTTTGCCAAGAGGACCTGCCACATCCAGTATATGATCGCCGGCCCGGAGAGCGGCAAGGTGGGTGGTGGTCTTTCCGATTGTCATAAAAATGACCCGGAATGAATCTCCATCGACAGCAGAAATGGTGAGAGGGATACGCTCACCTTTCTCATCAATCCGGAAGATCACAAACTGTCCGGCCTGTGCGTGGTGGGCGACATGCGGTGCCTTAATCCACATCTGGTACACTTTATCGGCAAGCTGCTCAGATTTTTCAACAGAATACAACCCTTTCACTCCTTAGTATAAATAATCCGGATAAATCAGGAATTCCTGATTAGAAATTTTCTTTACAATCGCTTAATCTTACGCACCCGGACTGCAACCCCGCGTTTCGAGCGGAGCATCTCATCCGCCGGCATGGCTGCCCGTCCCGTTGCAAGGGCACGCGCACCTACAACCAGCACTTCATCGCCATCACGGATATTCGGATCTGCCCGCATTACTCCCGGTGTCAGCACATCACCTTCGGGAATGAAGTCGTCGATATACACCCGGTAGCCGTCAGGGATCAAGTTCCATCCATCAACAGTCGGGCGGAGCATGCCGGTTCCGGTGTCGATGGAGAAAAGCTGGAGATTATTCCGGCTGTAAAAGACTTCCGGGAAGTGTCCCCGGAGCGTAGTCCCCTTGGTATCGAGATCGATATTGAACTGGTACGACGCCATGCCGTGCAGCCGGTCATCCTTGATCCGGCGTTCCCCGGCAAGCGCACTGTCCAGTGCATTAAGTGCGGTATCGCTGGTCGGATGCTCCTCGCAGGTACATTCGAGCATGATTCCCGCTGCCTCGGCTGCCTGCCGGGCAACTTTGAGTGCCCCGTCTTCAAGGTGAGCGATAATGCGGCGGTACGGGTGTCGTTTGAAATACCGGGTGAGGATGCTGCTGATGAATGCACATTCTTCTGCATCCCAGTAACCTGTGACGGGAACATCATAATGACCTGCCGGGTAAACCGTTTCGAGTTCACGGGGCACCAGACCGAGCGGGGAGGTAACGATCAGTTCGTGAGCCCGGGCGCCAATGGCAAGCTGGAAGCGCTTGTGGCTTTGGGAGAGCGAATAGGGTTTCCGGGCAGAGCAGGGTAACAGAACGGCAACATCGGTCTTGGGCGGGAGATACCGGGTCAGCACGCGTTCTGCAAACCTGCGGACTTCCACCCGCTGCATGGAATCGCCGGAATTCGCCCGCATCACGCCACTACGGGCAACCGGTTGGGCAGCATCCATGAACGGGTACTGGTTGTCAAGATGGCGCATGATTGCTACCTGGCTTGCGTTCATACGGCAGCGGGACTCAATAAGATCCCGTAATTGTCCCAGTTCGATGAAACGCCCAATCAAGGCAAGCTCCTGCCGGAGTGCATTCCGGTTGTGTTCTTTAAGATCTTTTACTGCACAACCGGTACAGGTGCAGATGCCGCTGTTCATTGCATCAGCGGCAAACTCGCCGTCAGCAGTGCAGAAAATGCCTTGCGCAGATTTCAGATCAACGCCGATGAAATCGAAGAGATCAAACCCGGAGTAGCAGAGAATGGCAGCCGTTGAGGGGATGGCAGCAGCAGGTGCGTACCATGCGGTATCGGCTGGTGTCTTTTTCTTGAGCGTGACTAACCAGTCCACATAATTCCGGGGATTTGCAAATGTGGTATGCCAGTTGGCCACCATTACGCAGTCCCCGCTGATGGCGGTGTTGTCCAGCTGGGGATGAATGGTGACTGGTATTACACCCGATGCCGGAGGAAATTGCCGTGCAACTGCTGCCGGAGCACAGACCGGCATATTGGCGTTGTGCAGGTTGCCAAGCGCGGGGAATAACGTAATTGTATCCGTAGCAGCCGGAAGTCGCAGTTCTGTCCCCTCGTGCCTGAATAAGCCGGTCCGGCCAAGACCGTCCCGCTTCCGGATATTAAACTGGCTCAATGCGCACCTCGCAACCAGTCACTTCCTGTCGCAGAATAGTTTCCCACCGTGGGCTGCAGGATACAACAACATGGGTATCCGGGTGGCTCTCTACGAGCGCCCGTATTCCCCGGCATCCCTGCCGCACCATCGCTTCGTCCCATTCGGGAATCTCGCTCTGGCCTATGGGAAAGGTCTCTTTGAGTTCCTTCTGGTAGGGGCCGAACGGGGGTTTGAAGAGAAGGGTATCTTCAAACTCTTCACGTGCACCGCCATCGAATGCTACCAGCACTTCCCGGCCGAGCCGGAGCCGTGCAAGCTGCTGCTGGTAGCGCAGCACTTCAGTCCGGGCACAGCTCTCGTCGCCCCGGTAGAAGAAGCAGCGCTTGGAGGTCCGGTCGGTCTTTTCAAGTTCGGCATTGCGGAGGAGAAGGGCCCGATAACCGGCAAGCAGCTGCGGGTGACCCCGGCAGCGCTCATCAACCAGTTCCCAGAGAGAACCGTCCGTGATAGCCTGGCGGATGCGGGCGATCTCGGCAAGAGTC from Methanoregula sp. harbors:
- the arcS gene encoding archaeosine synthase subunit alpha, producing the protein MSQFNIRKRDGLGRTGLFRHEGTELRLPAATDTITLFPALGNLHNANMPVCAPAAVARQFPPASGVIPVTIHPQLDNTAISGDCVMVANWHTTFANPRNYVDWLVTLKKKTPADTAWYAPAAAIPSTAAILCYSGFDLFDFIGVDLKSAQGIFCTADGEFAADAMNSGICTCTGCAVKDLKEHNRNALRQELALIGRFIELGQLRDLIESRCRMNASQVAIMRHLDNQYPFMDAAQPVARSGVMRANSGDSMQRVEVRRFAERVLTRYLPPKTDVAVLLPCSARKPYSLSQSHKRFQLAIGARAHELIVTSPLGLVPRELETVYPAGHYDVPVTGYWDAEECAFISSILTRYFKRHPYRRIIAHLEDGALKVARQAAEAAGIMLECTCEEHPTSDTALNALDSALAGERRIKDDRLHGMASYQFNIDLDTKGTTLRGHFPEVFYSRNNLQLFSIDTGTGMLRPTVDGWNLIPDGYRVYIDDFIPEGDVLTPGVMRADPNIRDGDEVLVVGARALATGRAAMPADEMLRSKRGVAVRVRKIKRL